AAGAGATTTCGTGCCTACTTTTTTCATCATGCCACTGATAGGGAGTGTAACATAAAATACCGTACCGGGATTTTCTTCCCCGCCTGCCATCCGGCTGGAGCCGTCAGGCGACTGGCGGGCAGGTGACTCAAACCAGACCTTCCCGCCCGAATGATCAATTATTGATTTGACAATGTAAAGTCCCAGTCCGGTGCCTTCGGTATCTTTTTTCCTTACGTTATCAGCTCGGAATAGCTTGGTAAAAATTTTATCCTGCTGCGGCTTTGGTATGCCATAACCCGTATCAGCGACTTTTATGACAATGCAATCGCTATCGACCCGGAGATCAAGCTCAACAGTTCCTCCTTCTGGCGTGTATTTCACCGCATTTGAGAGGAGATTTTGAAATACCATGCGCAGGAGTTTGGGGTCAATCTGAATAATCGGCAGATTATCGGCAAGGTTTGGTTTCAGGAGAATTTTTTTCTCATCAATGGCCGGCCTTTGCTCATCCATAACGCTTCGCGCAAGTTCCGCCACGTTTGTCGGCTGTGGTTCAATCAAAAATGTGCCAAGCTCAATACGGGACACATTCAAAAGCGCATTCACTAACTCCACCATGCGCTGATTGCCATTATAAATCTCTTCCACATATTTCTTCTGCTCTTTGTTTATCTTCCCGGCATCTCCGGCTAAAAGCATTTCGGCATACCAATTGACGGTAGAAAGCGGGGTGCGGAGTTGGTGACTGGCAAGCGAGACGAATTCAGTTTTGGCTTTGTCGAGTTGCATGAGATCGGTGATATCTTCTTCCGTAGCGACATAGGCAATGACGCTTTTATCTTGCATAAGCGGTGTAACGCGCACGAGCGATACATAAAGCCGACCGTCCCTGCTACGATTAAGGACTTTGTAAACAAGCTTCATGCCAGCCGATTTTTTGACCCACAACTCTTTATAAAAGGGCGCGGGCATAAGTGCTCCCCAGAGCCGCGGCGTCTGCCCGACCATTTCTTTGAACGTATACCCCGTTGTCTTCTCGGCGGCCTCGTTGGCAAACAATATAACTCCATTAGGGTCGGTAATAATCACGTGGTTCGTTGTCTGCTTGGCGACCATGAAAAAGAGGTGTCCGAGTTCGGAAAAACGGGCTGGATCTTGGCGCACGCCTTTCTCATCTTTGGAAAACGATCCGATAGGGTTCTCGAACATTTCTCTTGTCGTATTGCAGATCTCGCTACACGGATACAGCGCCTCATACCGCATGGCGCTCGACGCAATCCCCGCCGACAAAAGTAGAGCTGTTACGTTGTCTACAAAACCTTGCGGCCCGGCTATAAAAACGAGCCTTTTGTTATTTTCCTTGGTGACATTCGAAAAATCGTCCTTTTGAGGAACGCCTTCGTGCAGTGCGATATCGTACCTATGTTGTGTAGCCAGTTCTTCAATATCTTTTTTGCAATGCAACGGCCTCTCCTTGGAATGATATGCGATCAAAGACATCGTCTCGTCAAGACCGGAGCGCACGCAAGAAAGAAACGGCGCCACTCCGGTGCCGCCGCCGATCATAATGGCACCTTGGCTTGGTACGATAAAAGCGGACCCCATAGGACCGATGATGTCTACCTTGTCGCCCGTCTTCAGAATGGCGACGTCTTGCAGATATTCATTGTCTGTTATACGGATCAAAAGCTCAATGTCTTTGCTTTGCACACTCGACGATATCGAATAGGCGCGTCTATCCACCACGCCATACCGCTCGGTGCGTTTTGGCATGACAAGCCAGACATATTGGCCGGGAGTAAAGGCAAATTTTTCGGGACGCTCGAGCGAAAGAATGATGACGTCAGGAGCAACTTTCTGATTGGAAATCACGCGGACATGAAAACGCAATTCATTGGTGATATCTGGCAGGTCCGCGAACGAATCGTTTTTAATGATTATTTTAAAATTACCTGGTTATGCTAATGGTTGCGCTTTGTTCGGCGCTTGGAGCACATACGGTCACACGACCATTAGCGCTTTTGGTAATGTAATACCCCG
The sequence above is drawn from the bacterium genome and encodes:
- a CDS encoding ATP-binding protein, with the translated sequence MISNQKVAPDVIILSLERPEKFAFTPGQYVWLVMPKRTERYGVVDRRAYSISSSVQSKDIELLIRITDNEYLQDVAILKTGDKVDIIGPMGSAFIVPSQGAIMIGGGTGVAPFLSCVRSGLDETMSLIAYHSKERPLHCKKDIEELATQHRYDIALHEGVPQKDDFSNVTKENNKRLVFIAGPQGFVDNVTALLLSAGIASSAMRYEALYPCSEICNTTREMFENPIGSFSKDEKGVRQDPARFSELGHLFFMVAKQTTNHVIITDPNGVILFANEAAEKTTGYTFKEMVGQTPRLWGALMPAPFYKELWVKKSAGMKLVYKVLNRSRDGRLYVSLVRVTPLMQDKSVIAYVATEEDITDLMQLDKAKTEFVSLASHQLRTPLSTVNWYAEMLLAGDAGKINKEQKKYVEEIYNGNQRMVELVNALLNVSRIELGTFLIEPQPTNVAELARSVMDEQRPAIDEKKILLKPNLADNLPIIQIDPKLLRMVFQNLLSNAVKYTPEGGTVELDLRVDSDCIVIKVADTGYGIPKPQQDKIFTKLFRADNVRKKDTEGTGLGLYIVKSIIDHSGGKVWFESPARQSPDGSSRMAGGEENPGTVFYVTLPISGMMKKVGTKSLS